The Vicia villosa cultivar HV-30 ecotype Madison, WI unplaced genomic scaffold, Vvil1.0 ctg.003326F_1_1, whole genome shotgun sequence DNA window GCGGATTTTTGATTTTCCGGGCGTTTTGGTGGTGGAGCCACGGCGGAGCTGAGTGAGGAAGATGACCGGAGCATCTCCGGCTCCGGTGATGCCCATGAAGGGTTGGGTTTTGTCCTTATTACGTGGCATAGTGCTATTGGTCCTCATTCCCAACTTATGGccatttttgtttattattaaatGATTGCAATACTGCGTGTTATGCTCTGATTGGTCCTTCATTGATTTTGTCATTTAGCAACTTAAAAGAAAGCTGACCCATTGATATTAGTCTATTGTATGTTCATGTCACGTTGCATATAAAAGCCATGTAATAAATTCTGAATAATGATACTTGAGGTATTAAAGAGAGGATAGTAAGAATGAGGTTTGTGGGCCGTGCAATTGGATCGTTAGATTGGGCTTAGTGATTAATTTGCTGATCATACACCTGAAATGCTAATACCAGCGCATATTTTGATAAGTGGGCTCGTCATTTGTTAATATTCACACCCCCGGTTTAGGCCCTTGCGCCATTGTAACTAGACCTCTGTTCATATGTTAGTTGCTAGAACACCCCCCTGTTGGCAGATTTAAAGAAATACAATAGtagttttcttttatattcttttactTGTTGATTGATTTTTGCTTAAATAAAATATGACAAAACTATTTTCTtaccaattagaatttttaggaatgtttgtttttcttagaactttaattgttgaatttctttgaattttgattggttctcacattaaaaaataaatagtttttagttttaatttttgaaaatagcTTTGACatgaataaaaatgtaaattGCTTGTGAACATTCTTCatggttagtttagattttaattctttctttttgtgaatattcttcaatattttgtgaaataccaaaaacGCCCCTAGTTGTTAATAATAACTCTTTTTAGTTAATCTCCTTTagatttagtttagattttaaataggaattagaataacattagattagagaataggttagtgcccctctttcatttctttttctttttcaactctaaaatacttaataataaacctgacaaagatcatactGTGACTTTTTTGATGTGTagtgagaaagaaatgattggggcgtaggccccgatgtacgttctttctcacatagtagaaaagaaatgattggggtgtaggccccgatgtacgttctcttctactaaacggaaaagaaatgattggaatgtagatttcgatgtatttcttatccgttatttagagaatcgattgtggcgtagacctcgatgtgcattctctaaatagtcaaaaacaaaactctttttcttggtgtgatctaagtcgcaaagtaaatctcccttaaaaaatactcaaccagaaAACATTCAAAGTGATTAATAAAGGCTTCGACTTAAAACAGAGTAAGGAAGCAATGCGAAGCCCTGTAGAGGGTCTTCGTCatcgtggaattacaataaaagacacaaaccaaccatttctttttcttttgcctctttggcacctaagggcactgttatttccgctcgtacgcatcgtaggcgatcccttatgcaagagcgcgaacgttaacgccgcccaattaaaaaacacaaaaacaaacagaaaatcgtgagccgagctacggtaactctgattcctgaaaaggatacgtaggcagcggggtagggcccgtgcgagtacaattctttattttccctacattctgcattcattcgcatttagacatagacatagttacacaccctttagatagaaacaaacataggtggataccatcgagtacgatgggcgtgaggggtgctaataccttcccctcgcgtaaccgactcccgtacctagattctctggtcgcaagaccctgttccttcctttttaGGTTAtccgatattcctttcccttatgggataaatatattggtggcgactctgtttatttttcgcgagcgtgcgacagctggcgactctgctggggatgttgttagacctgttgctggtccatccttagtgagtcgatcctagcctgcgtttgtttgtttatttattgggtgtttcattgtttgtttatgtttacatcttgtatatatgcttgcatatcatgtttattttcctgcttgcatatcatgtttactttccgcatgcatctggactatattatgggtccccgtgggggccacatattttctctgtttgcaggttgggtgggatgtttctatgaggtaaaaggcccaatacccaggccagagtgacacataggatacctaggatagagtggatagtcatgacgccgatgagatgtcaggtcttgtctagtgcgatcatgagacccatgcccagtcgaggtccaaatggggtatcattgttggcatgtagatgcaacaacattggtgcttcaggaggactgataacgctggttgccattttgacctaccctgacctagactacacccgtgagtggggagggatatacatgacaggtaccgttggtgactatttggttctgttggtgactatttggtTCTGTTGTTGACTATTTGGTTCTATTGATGATTATGGTTCTTCTGGTTCTCTGatctatgccggacctttgatcctatgATATCTTCTTGCTCAGAATTATTGCCTTGGTCCCTCTATGTCGTGGGGACCCAAtctgcatcattttcatcatagcatgtttaaatttcagaaaaaaaagaaaaaagaaaaagaaagaaaagaaagaaaagaaaaaagttaaTTCTCATTTGCATgtcatttttcagggtatccagaAAATATCAATCTCCGTCAAGAATGGATAACAACGTGACCGTCAACCAAAGAGTTACAAGGCGCACGCACACTTATACTTTCCATCGCGAGGGTTTGGTTCAGTTGGGACAATTGGGTGAATTGGTCACTGGTCATAATGAAACAGTGTTCAGTGACAACTATGGCAACATATTATCTCTTCTGTACTCGCGTGTCGACGAATGGGCCTTatctactcttcttcagttctacGACCCAGATATCCGTTGTTTCACATTTTCAGATTATCAGCTAGCTCCCACTCTCGAAGAGTACTCTTACCTCCTcaacatcaagattcaacacagagTGCCTTTTGTTTGTGTCCCAGAGAAACCTAGGTTGGATTacattgccaacgctctttatttgagcttggGAGATGTTCATGATAACTGGAAGAAGAATGGTGATACTCATGGCTTCTACATGAGTTTCCTGGTTGAAAAAGCTCAAGAATTTGCCGACAAAGGAATTTGGGAGGCTTTCAATGCTATTTTGGCCGCTCTGATCTATGGAATTGTGATGTTTCCcaacattcacaagttcgttgattTGGCTGCTATATGTCTTTTTATGGACAAGAATCCAATACCCACCCTATTGGCTGACACATATTATTCCATTCACTCTCGGCATGGTAAAAGAGGGGCTATTCGAGGTTGCTTGCCGCTGTTATATAAATGGTTCAAATCTCACTTGCCTGCTAGTGGTCCGTTTGTTACCTCTACTCAGAAATGGTCTCAGAGAATCATGGGACTCACTGCAAACGACATCGTATGGTATCAATTCCGAACAGGCATATCTGAAGTCATTATTAGGTGCGGAAACTTTGGTAACGTCCCGCTCATTGGGACAAGAGGATGTATTAACTACAACCCAGTTCTGGCTCTTCGTCAGTTGGGCTATACCATGAAGAGTGGGCCTTCGGATAGGGAGATTTACCAATCCGTATACTTTGAAAAGGGAGATGACCCTATAGCGCTTGAGGAAATCAGGAAGGCCTGGAATAACATTCATATAGGTGAGAGATCCACTCTGGGAGCCAAGAATGCCATTGCCATGGAGCCCTACACCAATTGGGTTAAGGAAAGAGTCAAGACACTTTTGTTACCATTCCCGGAAGTTCTTCTCTTGTATGCACAACCTCCGAAGATATCAGAAACTATGGTATCAAGGGAACGTTTTGACCAGGTCCGCGTCGCCAATTTGAGACTGAAAGAGAAAGATAGGGATATGGATTTGAAGCGCTATTTCCTTAAACAGACAAAGAATGAACTGGCCCGTGAACTTAAAACTCTCAAAGGAGAGTCTTCTCAAGCCAGGAAGAGGGTTAGAACTGAAAAGGACGGAAAAGCTGTTGTTGCTCCTACGGAAGATCCTCAAAAGGTTATAGAAAAGGCTataaaggaagaaaaagagaagCTCAGACGAGAGTATCAAGAAGACCTGAAAGCCCACAAGCTCCGACTGGAGAAAGAAACCAAGTATGAGTTGAGGACCATGaagaagaaactggaagaagagaccactcagagaatagcagttgagacccaactgaaaggaagtcacctccgcaccgcccgactagctgaagagaatgtcaagctCAGAGATCAAATGATGAGTGAAGCAAATGCACTTGAGAAGACCTATATCCCAGAATGCAAAGGGTGTGACGAACTTAGGGATTGCTGCAAGAATCTAGACACGCAGTTGTTCCGAAAGGATGAAGTGATCCAAAGCCTTGTCAAAGGAAGAGATCGGGAGACGACTAAGAAGCTATTTGACGAAACAAAGAAGTGGAGTGACGCCCATTTCAGACAAGGAGGGCCTTTGTTCTACGTTGAGATGAATTGATAATTGAATTTGTTTGTAGATCACCACCAgatttgttggatggggtctctattgctctttatattgaaACATTGTTATTTGTGTTTGAACCTACTCGCCTTAGGGGGCtattatgaatgaaatgaattgcTTTCCGTTTCCACTTGATATCTCTCTCGTCACGTTGTTATTTGTTCTTGACTATCAATCTTACTTTGGATACCCTGAAAATGACACAacacatcatatgcacacatgcacaCATACATTCACATtgtcacattgcatttttcaggttattatacaagacactaattggggtccctttcagaacagatttcttttccgacgacgaagctgactttcttacatccttaccgcaccaggagcaacgaaagaatcatggatcaatttgaacagaatcaagccgccctccttagggatatggatgttatgggggaaagaatgacccaacttatggagactctccatgtcgttgtccaaggacaagaagagctcCGAAAGAGCGTCGCTGGGAtggtcaaagatactcctaccaactCTGTTGATGGGGGAGTAAAAACtaaagagattcctgttgagggaaTAGCAAAAGTAGTcgatgaccaccatgaggttattgatcttgaacatgatcttactgctgagttgaccgagactgctaagatgtaccaagctcttgaagaacgtcttaaggctgttgaggttgctaaaacttcgagtttcaacactgctgctctatgcttggtacctgggattgtgatccccccgaagttcaaggtgccagactTTGATAAGTATAAAGGActcacctgcccagagactcaccttCGTTCCTattgccgtaagatggccgctcatgcTGAGAATGAACCACTACtgatgcacttctttcaggatagtctcactggagccccgttggagtggtacatgaaacttgagatgtctaatgtcagtacttggggacaacttgtcgacgccttcttgaaacaataccactacaatacagctatggctcctagccgtgcccagCTACAAAATATGTCAAGGAAGCCTGACGAGTCTTTTAAGgagtacgcccagaggtggcgtgaacttgctgctcgagttcaacctcctcttctcgaccgtgagttgattgatctgttcATGGGGACTCTGaaggggccgtatcttcagcacatggttagtaataattctccgtccttctcagatgtggtcatcattggtgaacggGTTGAAAACTGTGTTAAAGCTGGTACTATTCAAGATGTCGCTACTCCTAGCAGTTCtaatggtaatggtaagaagccgtattctgggtttgtgaagaagagggaaggtgagactagcaccgcttctgttgatCAAGGCCGAGCTCccgcatattctgctgttccacctccttattatccggtGCCTTATGTtgttcctggtccatatgtccctcaggcatatgctgctgctctcccGCAACCTTGGATGGCACCTCAACAGCCTTTCGTGCCACAACAACcggctgctgctcctcagaatcgccaACAGAATCCTAAGCCTCAAGGTCAGAGAGGTCCACagaggcaaagataccctgacaggcgtatagatccggttcccatgccgtatgctcagcttctcccCCAGTTGCTTGCCggtcaattggtacaactccgtgaacttggacctccacctagtcctctccctcctggttatgatgttaatgctcgatgtgaatttcattcaggggccccgggccatactattgaaaagtgtagagcattaaagtacaaagttcaggatctccttgatgaCAAACTTATCTCGTTCgcccctactggtcctaatgtgcagaataatcctatgcctcctcaagctggtgcgaccaatgctattgagtcatgtgatgatcagatcctagtaagtgatgttaatgaggtaaggatgccgctagcagttgtcagagaatatcttatgcaacaaaaggttttgtgtgaactacatgactactgtttgcaatgttcttctaaccctgaggaatgcactaggttgagagaagaaatccagaaactaatggatgaaggtgttcttagagtggaaagggtcgttcctgtcgaggatgtggctactctagagataccttactatcctgctgaggtgtcaaagaatcagagtactcctttggtcattcgtgctccgagtactcccttggtcattcaggctccgaggactccgttggttattcaggttccaaatgctccTTCGACTCCTCCAGCCTCGTCTCTTATTCcttctcctgtgaatgattctaaggctgtcccttggagctataatgccgtgta harbors:
- the LOC131640800 gene encoding uncharacterized protein LOC131640800, with amino-acid sequence MDNNVTVNQRVTRRTHTYTFHREGLVQLGQLGELVTGHNETVFSDNYGNILSLLYSRVDEWALSTLLQFYDPDIRCFTFSDYQLAPTLEEYSYLLNIKIQHRVPFVCVPEKPRLDYIANALYLSLGDVHDNWKKNGDTHGFYMSFLVEKAQEFADKGIWEAFNAILAALIYGIVMFPNIHKFVDLAAICLFMDKNPIPTLLADTYYSIHSRHGKRGAIRGCLPLLYKWFKSHLPASGPFVTSTQKWSQRIMGLTANDIVWYQFRTGISEVIIRCGNFGNVPLIGTRGCINYNPVLALRQLGYTMKSGPSDREIYQSVYFEKGDDPIALEEIRKAWNNIHIGERSTLGAKNAIAMEPYTNWVKERVKTLLLPFPEVLLLYAQPPKISETMVSRERFDQVRVANLRLKEKDRDMDLKRYFLKQTKNELARELKTLKGESSQARKRVRTEKDGKAVVAPTEDPQKVIEKAIKEEKEKLRREYQEDLKAHKLRLEKETKSPPDLLDGVSIALYIETLLFVFEPTRLRGLL